One genomic window of Hymenobacter sp. J193 includes the following:
- a CDS encoding succinate dehydrogenase/fumarate reductase iron-sulfur subunit produces the protein MNLTLKVWRQQNRTAKGGIVDYQVKDISPDMSFLEMLDVLNEDLLRKGEEPVAFDHDCREGICGSCNLFINGRAHGPEKGTTTCQLHMRKFSDGDTITIEPWRANAFPVNKDLSVDRSAFDRIIQAGGYVSVNTGGTPDGNEIPIPKEIADRAFEAATCIACGACVASCKNASAMLFVSAKVSQLALLPQGQVERKSRVENMVAQMDKEGFGACTNIGSCAAECPVGISLENIAILNREFLAAKASSNNLA, from the coding sequence ATGAACCTCACCCTGAAGGTGTGGCGGCAGCAAAACCGCACTGCCAAGGGCGGGATTGTGGATTACCAGGTAAAAGACATTTCCCCGGATATGTCGTTCCTGGAAATGCTGGATGTGCTCAACGAAGACCTGCTGCGCAAAGGCGAGGAGCCGGTGGCCTTCGACCACGACTGCCGCGAGGGTATCTGCGGCTCGTGTAACCTGTTCATCAACGGCCGGGCCCACGGCCCCGAGAAGGGCACGACCACCTGCCAGCTGCACATGCGCAAGTTTTCCGACGGTGACACCATCACCATCGAACCTTGGCGCGCCAACGCGTTTCCCGTCAACAAAGACCTGAGCGTAGACCGCTCGGCTTTCGACCGCATCATTCAGGCAGGCGGCTACGTGAGCGTGAATACCGGCGGCACGCCCGATGGCAACGAAATTCCGATTCCAAAGGAAATTGCCGACCGTGCGTTTGAGGCAGCTACCTGCATTGCCTGTGGTGCCTGCGTGGCATCCTGCAAAAATGCCTCGGCTATGTTGTTCGTGTCGGCCAAGGTAAGCCAGCTCGCCTTGCTGCCCCAGGGCCAGGTAGAGCGCAAGTCGCGCGTGGAAAACATGGTAGCTCAGATGGACAAAGAGGGTTTTGGCGCCTGTACCAACATTGGCTCCTGCGCCGCTGAGTGCCCGGTAGGCATTTCGCTGGAAAATATTGCCATCCTGAACCGCGAATTCCTGGCTGCCAAGGCTTCTTCGAATAACCTTGCGTAG
- a CDS encoding NADPH-dependent FMN reductase, which yields MITLISGTNRPNSRARQVTNLYAQLLTELGAPHQILDLVALPPAFLTEALYHNTGQHEEFNQLARLAEEADTLVFVVPEYNCSFPGALKGFIDGLPYPGGIRGKKAALVGLGTGQQGGLLALSHLTDVLMYLGTTVLPARVRLPGIDAHLTPDGQLTQPLLLQLLREQAAQVAAW from the coding sequence ATGATAACGCTGATTTCCGGCACCAACCGTCCCAACTCCCGCGCCCGGCAGGTCACCAACCTCTATGCCCAGCTGCTGACGGAGCTGGGGGCCCCGCACCAGATCCTGGACCTCGTGGCGCTGCCGCCTGCCTTTCTAACCGAAGCACTCTACCACAATACCGGCCAGCACGAGGAGTTCAACCAGCTGGCCCGGCTGGCCGAAGAGGCCGATACGCTCGTTTTTGTGGTGCCGGAGTACAACTGCTCTTTTCCGGGTGCGCTCAAAGGATTCATCGACGGCCTGCCCTACCCCGGCGGCATCCGCGGTAAGAAGGCGGCGCTGGTGGGGTTGGGCACCGGGCAGCAAGGCGGCCTGCTGGCCCTCAGCCACCTGACCGACGTGCTCATGTACTTAGGCACCACCGTGCTGCCCGCCCGCGTGCGACTGCCCGGTATTGATGCCCACCTGACGCCGGACGGCCAGCTTACCCAGCCCTTGCTGCTCCAACTCCTGCGCGAGCAGGCAGCCCAGGTAGCCGCCTGGTAG
- a CDS encoding MbnP family protein: protein MHFRSFSLLSTSLLFAATLLTSCDDKDPGPTQPGTLDIEIDHFVGQLPLVLNTGSYSTPAGDEFTVSTFRYYLSNFTLGKVDGSTYLVPESYFLVDEAKAESKAFTLDKIPAGDYTSLSFVIGVDSTRNVSGAQTGALDPINNMFWTWDSGYIYTKLEGTSPQASNGGLIFHIGGFKKPNNTIRTVSPSLKGATIQIRPSRTPAVHLQTDVLRLFSGVNTIRFATTSDVMGGANAVRIADNQAAGMITVDHVHAN from the coding sequence ATGCATTTCCGTTCGTTTTCCCTTCTCAGTACTTCCCTGCTTTTTGCGGCCACACTGCTCACCAGCTGCGACGATAAGGACCCGGGGCCTACCCAGCCCGGCACGCTCGACATTGAAATAGACCACTTCGTAGGCCAACTGCCGCTGGTTCTGAATACCGGCAGCTACTCCACGCCGGCTGGCGACGAGTTCACGGTGTCTACCTTCCGCTACTACCTCTCCAACTTCACCCTGGGCAAAGTCGATGGCAGCACGTACCTGGTGCCGGAAAGCTACTTTCTGGTGGATGAGGCCAAGGCAGAGTCCAAGGCCTTCACGCTGGACAAAATACCGGCCGGCGACTACACTTCCCTGAGCTTTGTTATTGGGGTAGACAGCACCCGCAACGTGTCGGGCGCCCAAACCGGCGCGCTGGACCCGATCAACAACATGTTCTGGACCTGGGACTCCGGCTACATCTACACCAAGCTGGAAGGCACCTCCCCGCAGGCGTCCAACGGCGGGCTGATTTTTCATATCGGCGGCTTCAAAAAGCCCAACAACACCATCCGCACGGTTTCGCCTTCCCTGAAAGGCGCCACGATTCAGATTCGCCCAAGCCGAACCCCGGCCGTGCACCTGCAAACCGACGTGCTCAGGCTGTTTTCCGGGGTGAATACCATCCGCTTCGCTACGACCTCCGACGTGATGGGCGGCGCCAATGCAGTGCGCATAGCCGACAACCAGGCCGCCGGCATGATAACAGTGGACCACGTGCACGCCAACTAG
- a CDS encoding cytochrome-c peroxidase — protein MVRRMMCRLALGLAGWLPLACSPANEAAPVEEVPGMVVPTNFPAPQYAAEENPPTPAGFALGRVLFYDPLLSRSGEVSCGSCHQQFAAFAHSDHRLSHGVDNRLGTRNAPALQNLRWRRELLWDGGAKHLETMPLAPLTNPVEMDETLENVLRKLNADADYQRRFAEVYGRKPIDSQQLLRALAQFTASLTSANSRYDQYARGEAGGTLTPAELRGLSVLRQKCASCHATDLFTDESYRNNGLPGGFAADSGRAQITRRAADRGRFKVPSLRNVTRTAPYMHDGRFATLTQVLAHYDHGVAESPTLDPQLRRADKRLGIPLTAGEQADLLAFLATLTDEQFLHDARLSETHR, from the coding sequence ATGGTACGCCGTATGATGTGCCGGCTGGCCCTCGGGCTGGCCGGCTGGCTCCCATTGGCTTGCTCACCGGCTAATGAAGCCGCGCCCGTGGAGGAGGTGCCCGGCATGGTGGTGCCGACCAACTTTCCGGCTCCTCAGTATGCTGCCGAGGAAAATCCGCCTACGCCAGCCGGGTTTGCGCTGGGCCGGGTACTGTTCTATGATCCGCTGCTTTCCCGTAGCGGCGAGGTATCCTGCGGCAGCTGCCACCAGCAGTTTGCCGCCTTCGCCCACTCCGACCACCGCCTTAGCCATGGGGTAGACAACCGCCTGGGCACCCGCAATGCGCCCGCGCTCCAGAACCTGCGCTGGCGCCGGGAGCTGCTCTGGGACGGGGGCGCCAAGCACCTGGAAACAATGCCGCTGGCCCCGCTCACCAATCCGGTAGAAATGGACGAAACGCTGGAAAACGTCCTGCGCAAGCTCAATGCCGACGCCGACTACCAACGCCGCTTTGCCGAGGTGTACGGCCGCAAGCCTATCGATTCGCAGCAGCTGTTAAGGGCCCTGGCGCAGTTCACAGCTTCGCTTACTTCAGCCAATTCCCGCTACGACCAGTACGCGCGCGGCGAAGCCGGGGGCACGCTCACGCCCGCCGAGCTGCGCGGCCTGTCGGTGCTGCGGCAGAAGTGCGCCAGCTGCCACGCCACGGATTTGTTTACCGATGAGTCGTACCGCAACAACGGGCTGCCCGGCGGCTTTGCGGCCGACTCCGGCCGGGCCCAAATTACGCGGCGGGCCGCCGACCGGGGCCGCTTTAAGGTGCCGTCCCTGCGCAATGTGACCCGCACGGCCCCCTACATGCACGATGGGCGCTTTGCCACGCTGACGCAGGTACTGGCCCACTACGACCACGGCGTGGCAGAGTCCCCTACTCTCGATCCGCAGCTCCGCCGCGCCGATAAGCGGCTGGGCATTCCGCTTACGGCTGGTGAGCAGGCCGATTTGCTGGCGTTTCTGGCCACGCTCACCGATGAGCAGTTTCTGCACGATGCCCGGCTCAGCGAAACTCACCGCTAA
- a CDS encoding cytochrome-c peroxidase, with protein sequence MTFFSFWRRFWPALAVAPLLAGGCEPGGEAEPVAPFAATPYELQIPSGMPARPAIPADNPLTQEGVSLGRMLFYEPRLSRNSSISCGSCHQQSKAFTDGRARALGADGQEHARSTMSLANVLWEPNLNWDGAAHTLEDQARLPIENTVEMHQSLGEGVRKLQQTALYPPLFAKAFGSQTVTETNVLKALAQFERTLISANSRYDQFLRHETDLTRDEQMGAFLFRSHPGEVGGIFVRGAACHHCHLETTGLFGSPEFFNNGLDATFADAGRGGVTGQATDQGKFRAPTLRNIALTAPYMHDGRFRTLEEVLAHYNEHVERNSPFLDPNMLLSNTPRGTKLDLTPLEQQQLLAFLRTLTDSTFVQNKQFSNPFTP encoded by the coding sequence ATGACTTTCTTTTCTTTCTGGCGCCGTTTCTGGCCGGCCTTGGCGGTTGCGCCCTTGCTGGCGGGCGGCTGTGAGCCAGGCGGAGAAGCTGAGCCCGTAGCGCCCTTTGCCGCCACGCCCTACGAGCTGCAGATACCCTCGGGCATGCCTGCCCGCCCCGCTATTCCGGCAGATAATCCGCTGACGCAGGAAGGCGTGTCCCTGGGCCGAATGCTGTTTTACGAGCCCCGCCTTTCGCGCAACAGTTCCATTTCCTGCGGTAGCTGCCACCAGCAAAGCAAGGCTTTCACTGATGGCCGGGCCCGGGCGCTTGGGGCCGATGGGCAGGAGCACGCCCGCTCTACCATGTCATTGGCCAATGTGCTGTGGGAACCCAACCTGAACTGGGATGGCGCAGCCCACACCTTGGAAGACCAGGCGCGTTTGCCCATCGAAAACACGGTAGAGATGCACCAGAGCCTGGGCGAGGGCGTGCGCAAGCTACAGCAGACGGCGCTGTACCCGCCCTTGTTTGCCAAGGCCTTCGGCAGCCAGACGGTTACCGAAACCAACGTTCTGAAGGCCCTGGCACAGTTTGAGCGCACCCTGATTTCGGCCAACTCCCGCTACGACCAGTTCCTGCGCCACGAAACCGACCTTACCCGCGACGAGCAGATGGGCGCTTTCCTGTTCCGCAGCCACCCCGGCGAGGTAGGGGGCATTTTCGTGCGCGGGGCAGCCTGCCACCATTGCCACCTCGAAACCACGGGGCTGTTCGGCTCCCCGGAGTTTTTCAATAATGGCTTGGATGCCACGTTTGCCGATGCCGGGCGGGGCGGCGTTACCGGTCAGGCAACTGATCAGGGCAAATTTCGGGCCCCTACCCTGCGCAACATTGCCCTCACCGCCCCCTACATGCACGACGGGCGCTTCAGGACGCTGGAGGAAGTGCTGGCCCACTACAACGAGCATGTGGAGCGCAACAGCCCTTTTCTCGACCCCAACATGCTGCTTTCCAATACACCCAGGGGTACGAAGCTGGACCTCACCCCGCTGGAGCAGCAACAGTTGCTGGCGTTCCTGCGCACCCTCACTGACTCTACCTTTGTTCAAAACAAGCAATTCAGCAACCCATTTACTCCTTAA
- a CDS encoding DUF4838 domain-containing protein, with amino-acid sequence MSKALPHLPAKACFQISISVNKGCCRSLISENYQRLIYLKLSNMHSFFLPGPFFKSIVGLTFLGALLAFWLCPQASWAHPGAQANGFNLAEPAVVRYIYFEDADPAYAKSAGDLAQELSLSGAAWKAQGVAGTWNRTGIFLGSVAVLGKYMQPDEVVALTSMENDGYWLHLRQNAGYVAVRSAAALNPASAALRFALGFRYYLPNRNWEYYPRLTTLPDLSQGPPKALMANRGMFYGYGAGSKKLEEETTRWKLNNGLAIDNAVSTGHSWPGFYSRHKAEFAAHPEWFAAASDGSRRVVPANATSAQMQSVSFCVTNKKLIAALQADAIQRLQTQNMYSLDPSDGMDEKAVCQCESCQRLGSVSNIVFYLANQVAEAVGKTFPYKPGRGLEFNKMVGMYAYAQHALPPDFPVHQNVFVLVATAYNHSPLSYDELFERWGGKARGRWGIRDYWGGDAVGRRSARTIKAQSAGLRSRTAQICSTGCRSYQFRNHCRLDVPRYRPVHGSYSTARRQPKRRGANRGVLHPHVWSGSACAQAYVYGLANPGVGNAS; translated from the coding sequence GTGTCGAAGGCCTTGCCGCATCTACCAGCAAAAGCGTGCTTTCAAATTTCTATTTCAGTGAATAAAGGCTGCTGCCGCTCGTTGATTAGTGAAAACTATCAGCGCTTGATTTACCTTAAACTTTCCAACATGCATTCTTTTTTCCTGCCAGGACCATTTTTTAAATCAATTGTTGGCCTCACTTTTTTGGGAGCCTTGCTGGCCTTCTGGCTTTGTCCTCAGGCTAGTTGGGCACATCCTGGAGCGCAGGCCAATGGCTTCAACCTCGCTGAGCCTGCCGTTGTCCGTTACATTTACTTTGAAGATGCTGACCCTGCGTATGCCAAAAGTGCCGGGGACCTGGCCCAGGAGCTGAGCTTGTCGGGCGCTGCCTGGAAAGCCCAGGGTGTAGCGGGCACCTGGAACCGGACGGGTATTTTCCTGGGGTCTGTAGCCGTGCTGGGCAAGTATATGCAGCCGGATGAGGTAGTGGCGCTAACCAGCATGGAAAATGATGGGTACTGGCTGCACCTTCGGCAGAATGCGGGCTACGTGGCGGTACGCTCGGCAGCGGCGCTCAATCCGGCATCAGCTGCGTTGCGCTTTGCCTTGGGGTTCCGCTACTATCTGCCGAACCGTAACTGGGAATACTATCCGCGCCTTACCACCCTGCCCGACCTCAGCCAAGGACCTCCCAAGGCGTTAATGGCTAACCGGGGAATGTTTTACGGATACGGAGCCGGCAGCAAGAAATTAGAAGAAGAAACCACCCGCTGGAAATTGAACAATGGCCTGGCCATAGACAATGCCGTATCAACCGGGCATTCCTGGCCCGGGTTCTACTCCCGGCACAAAGCGGAGTTTGCGGCGCACCCGGAGTGGTTTGCCGCCGCCAGTGACGGTTCCCGGCGGGTGGTGCCAGCCAACGCCACAAGTGCACAGATGCAGAGCGTCAGCTTTTGCGTAACCAATAAAAAGCTGATAGCAGCCCTGCAGGCCGATGCCATTCAGCGCCTGCAGACCCAGAATATGTACTCGCTGGATCCCAGTGACGGAATGGACGAAAAGGCCGTTTGCCAGTGTGAGAGCTGCCAGCGTTTGGGCTCAGTATCCAACATCGTTTTTTACCTGGCTAACCAGGTTGCGGAAGCCGTAGGTAAAACTTTTCCCTACAAGCCTGGCAGAGGATTGGAGTTCAACAAGATGGTGGGCATGTATGCCTATGCCCAACACGCCTTGCCTCCTGATTTTCCGGTACACCAAAACGTGTTTGTGCTGGTGGCAACCGCGTATAACCATTCGCCTCTTTCCTATGATGAGCTGTTTGAGAGGTGGGGTGGGAAAGCGAGGGGCCGCTGGGGAATCAGGGATTATTGGGGGGGTGATGCAGTGGGACGAAGATCTGCCCGGACGATCAAAGCTCAGAGCGCCGGCTTACGCAGCAGAACTGCGCAAATTTGCAGCACAGGGTGCCGTAGCTATCAATTCCGAAACCATTGCCGGTTGGATGTCCCGCGGTATAGGCCAGTACACGGCAGCTACAGTACTGCGCGACGGCAGCCAAAACGCCGAGGAGCTAACCGAGGAGTTTTACACCCGCATGTTTGGTCCGGCAGCGCCTGTGCTCAAGCCTATGTTTACGGACTGGCAAACCCAGGTGTCGGGAATGCCAGCTGA
- the ftsZ gene encoding cell division protein FtsZ, with translation MDFKFDIPSQSKSIIKVIGVGGGGSNAVNHMFSQGIKDVEFIICNTDKQALASSTVPNRLQIGMDLTEGLGAGANPERGKQAAIESREQIRELLSNGTKMVFITAGMGGGTGTGAAPVIAKVAKELGILTVGIVTAPFMFEGKKKRQQAEMGIRDLSDNCDTVLVILNDKLREIYGNLPIRAAFAKADNVLSTAAKSIAEIITVTADVNVDFEDVKTVMKDSGAAVMGSSITEGENRARRSAEEALASPLLNNTDIHGAQKILLSIMSGDQAELEMDELTEITEYIQDKAGQNAEVIFGHGIDPTLGQSIRVTVIATGFARDAHTITQVAAYSNEPAVTPNPQIDIFDKDRQDAPSATTSVVPSFGAPVPVASAPSAPEPPKVTFDLETSPYTYEPPVAAPSTPAPEPIVFQHPAPAPQPLASRPALDARADERRRRLQELSNGLTNEAIKDQLDTPAYLRRQVKLENVVPSSERNISRFNLSDDNELLGDNRFLHDNVD, from the coding sequence ATGGATTTCAAATTCGATATACCTTCCCAATCCAAGTCCATCATCAAGGTGATTGGCGTTGGTGGTGGCGGCTCCAACGCCGTCAACCACATGTTCAGCCAGGGCATCAAGGACGTGGAGTTCATCATCTGCAACACCGACAAGCAGGCCCTTGCTTCTTCGACGGTGCCCAACCGCCTGCAGATTGGCATGGACCTGACCGAAGGCCTGGGCGCCGGCGCCAACCCGGAGCGCGGCAAGCAGGCCGCCATTGAAAGCCGGGAGCAAATCCGCGAGCTGCTGAGCAACGGCACCAAGATGGTCTTCATCACGGCCGGTATGGGCGGCGGCACCGGTACCGGCGCGGCGCCTGTTATTGCCAAAGTAGCCAAGGAACTGGGCATTCTGACGGTGGGCATCGTGACGGCGCCATTCATGTTTGAAGGCAAGAAAAAGCGCCAGCAGGCCGAAATGGGCATCCGCGACCTGAGCGACAACTGCGACACGGTGCTGGTGATTCTTAACGATAAGCTGCGCGAGATTTACGGCAACCTGCCCATCCGCGCCGCCTTCGCCAAGGCCGATAACGTGCTGAGCACGGCCGCCAAATCCATTGCCGAAATCATTACCGTGACGGCCGATGTGAACGTGGACTTTGAAGACGTGAAAACCGTCATGAAAGACTCCGGCGCGGCCGTGATGGGCAGCAGCATTACGGAAGGGGAGAACCGGGCCCGCCGCTCGGCCGAGGAAGCCCTGGCTTCGCCGCTGCTCAACAATACCGACATCCACGGAGCGCAGAAAATCCTGCTCTCCATTATGTCGGGCGACCAGGCCGAGCTGGAAATGGATGAGCTGACCGAAATTACGGAGTACATCCAGGATAAGGCCGGCCAGAACGCGGAGGTAATCTTCGGACACGGAATTGACCCCACGCTGGGACAGAGCATCCGTGTGACGGTTATTGCCACCGGTTTCGCCCGCGACGCGCACACCATCACGCAGGTGGCGGCTTACTCCAACGAGCCTGCCGTGACCCCCAATCCGCAGATTGATATTTTCGACAAGGACCGTCAGGATGCGCCGTCAGCAACGACTTCGGTAGTGCCTTCATTCGGAGCGCCGGTGCCGGTAGCTTCGGCACCCAGTGCACCGGAGCCGCCCAAGGTCACGTTCGACCTCGAAACCTCGCCGTACACGTATGAGCCCCCGGTAGCAGCGCCCTCCACGCCCGCCCCCGAGCCTATCGTATTCCAGCACCCGGCGCCCGCCCCGCAACCGCTGGCTTCGCGGCCCGCGCTGGATGCCCGCGCTGATGAGCGGCGCCGCCGCCTGCAGGAGCTGAGCAACGGCCTGACGAATGAGGCTATCAAAGACCAACTGGATACGCCTGCCTACCTGCGCCGCCAGGTGAAGCTGGAAAATGTGGTGCCATCGAGTGAGCGGAATATTTCCCGCTTCAACCTCTCCGACGACAACGAGCTGCTGGGCGACAACCGCTTCCTGCACGACAACGTGGACTGA
- the ftsA gene encoding cell division protein FtsA, whose amino-acid sequence MQHDKIVVGLDIGTTKICALVGRKNEFGKLEILGMGKAVSEGVVRGIVSNIDKTVDAIKKAIRQAEEQSGINIGVVNVGIAGQHIKSLQHNGSITRASQDSEITQDDVNRLTNDMYRLVTPPGSEIIHVMPQDYKVDYEEGIMDPVGMSGVRLEGNFHIITAQSTAINNINKCVTKAGLEIDNLILEPLASSMSVLSEEEKEAGVALIDIGGGTTDLAIFKDGIIRHAAVLPFGGNIVTSDIKQGCLVMQNQAEQLKVKFGKAIAEEASEYEIVSIPGLRDRAPKEISLKNLAYIIEARMEEIIELVYAEIQRTGHGDKLAAGIVLTGGGSQLQNLVQLTEYVTGLDTRIGYPNEHLGKSKIEAVKSPMYATTVGLVLSGYRSLDERQNRNSHEEELYRPAPEARPAISTPAPVASAPAAPAEPKKPSGAGKFFQDIISRTKGLLINDFDDQQY is encoded by the coding sequence ATGCAACACGATAAGATTGTAGTCGGCCTCGACATTGGTACTACCAAAATCTGCGCTCTGGTAGGGCGCAAAAACGAGTTCGGCAAGCTTGAGATTCTGGGCATGGGCAAAGCCGTGTCCGAAGGCGTAGTGCGCGGTATCGTGTCGAACATCGACAAAACCGTGGACGCCATCAAGAAAGCCATCCGTCAGGCCGAAGAGCAGTCCGGTATCAATATTGGCGTGGTGAACGTGGGTATTGCCGGTCAGCACATCAAGAGCCTCCAACACAACGGCAGCATCACCCGCGCTTCGCAGGATAGCGAAATCACGCAGGACGACGTGAACCGCCTCACCAACGACATGTACCGGCTGGTAACCCCGCCCGGCTCCGAAATCATCCACGTAATGCCCCAGGACTACAAGGTGGATTACGAGGAAGGTATCATGGATCCGGTGGGCATGTCGGGCGTGCGGCTGGAAGGCAACTTCCACATCATCACGGCGCAGAGCACGGCCATCAACAACATCAACAAGTGCGTAACCAAGGCCGGGCTGGAAATCGACAACCTGATTCTGGAGCCCTTGGCCTCGAGCATGTCGGTGCTGAGCGAGGAGGAAAAGGAAGCCGGCGTCGCGCTGATTGACATCGGCGGCGGCACCACCGACCTGGCCATCTTCAAAGATGGCATCATCCGCCATGCGGCCGTGCTACCGTTCGGTGGCAACATCGTAACCAGCGACATCAAGCAGGGCTGCCTGGTAATGCAGAACCAAGCCGAGCAGCTCAAGGTGAAGTTCGGCAAAGCCATTGCTGAGGAAGCCTCCGAGTACGAAATCGTGAGCATTCCGGGCCTGCGCGACCGGGCACCCAAGGAAATTTCCCTCAAAAACCTGGCTTACATCATTGAGGCCCGGATGGAGGAAATCATTGAGCTGGTGTACGCTGAAATCCAGCGCACCGGCCATGGCGACAAGCTGGCGGCCGGTATTGTGCTGACGGGCGGCGGCTCGCAGCTCCAGAATCTGGTGCAGCTTACTGAGTACGTAACTGGTCTCGATACCCGTATCGGCTACCCCAACGAGCACCTTGGCAAAAGCAAAATTGAGGCGGTGAAGTCGCCAATGTATGCTACCACCGTGGGCTTGGTGCTGTCGGGCTACCGCTCCCTTGACGAGCGGCAGAACCGCAACTCCCACGAGGAAGAGTTGTACCGCCCCGCGCCCGAAGCCCGTCCGGCCATTAGCACGCCTGCTCCGGTGGCTTCCGCCCCAGCGGCCCCGGCCGAGCCCAAAAAGCCTTCCGGCGCCGGCAAGTTTTTCCAGGACATCATCAGCCGTACCAAAGGGCTGCTGATTAATGATTTCGACGACCAACAGTACTAA
- a CDS encoding cell division protein FtsQ/DivIB gives MDLKRKANNLLFATGCLVLFGALAVFAGVRQTQRPIGEVVVSIGNESNNYFISEREVTSLLTRNGRQRLEGAGTEELNLKALENRLKTHSFVKDAQVYRDLAGNLHADVRQNRPIARLVHANTRLDSYIDAEGEQLPLSNLFTARVVPVSRQGNQPLQAAFFRDSTGRRYLDFLRYIDEHPFWRAQVAEVFIGPNGKLSFTQQVGDQRVEFGFPENISEKFAKLMVFYRQIPPVLGWDTYHRVNVEFKDQIICE, from the coding sequence ATGGATCTGAAGCGTAAGGCAAATAATTTACTTTTTGCTACTGGGTGTCTGGTACTTTTCGGGGCTCTGGCCGTGTTTGCCGGCGTGCGCCAAACCCAGCGCCCTATAGGGGAGGTAGTCGTTTCCATTGGCAACGAATCCAACAACTACTTCATCAGTGAGCGGGAAGTAACCAGCCTGCTCACGCGCAACGGCCGCCAGCGCCTTGAAGGGGCCGGCACCGAGGAGCTGAACCTGAAAGCGCTGGAAAACCGCCTCAAGACCCACAGCTTCGTGAAAGACGCGCAGGTGTACCGCGACTTGGCCGGCAACCTGCACGCCGATGTGCGCCAGAACCGCCCCATTGCCCGCCTCGTGCACGCTAATACCCGCTTAGACAGCTACATCGACGCGGAAGGGGAGCAGCTGCCTTTGTCGAACCTGTTCACGGCCCGGGTGGTGCCGGTATCGCGCCAGGGCAACCAGCCTTTGCAAGCTGCATTTTTTCGGGATTCGACCGGGCGCCGGTATTTGGATTTCCTCCGGTATATCGATGAGCATCCGTTCTGGCGGGCCCAGGTAGCGGAAGTATTTATTGGGCCAAATGGAAAATTATCCTTCACCCAGCAGGTAGGCGACCAGCGTGTAGAATTTGGCTTTCCCGAGAATATTTCGGAGAAATTTGCGAAACTAATGGTATTTTACCGGCAGATACCGCCCGTATTAGGCTGGGACACGTACCACCGCGTCAACGTCGAATTCAAAGATCAAATCATTTGTGAGTAA